The following is a genomic window from Paenibacillus thiaminolyticus.
CCGCCTTGTCCGCATGATGCCGCTTGCCGAGCAGCATCCACCGGTCCGGAGCCGCGGCTTGATCCGCACCGTCGAGCGCGACCGTGAGGCCCCCTTGGCTGACCTTGCACAGAACCGCGTACGGATATTCCGGATTCAACGCGAAGCTTCGCGAGCTGCTGCCGCGGTGCGTATACTTCTCGAAAAACATCTTCTGCTCGAACTGCTGCGAAATCATCGTATCGGTAATGACCGCTTCGTTTTTTTTCAGCTTATCCAGCTCAATGCTTCGTTCGGTCATACTGTCTTCGATTGTCTTGCGTTCAGCCAGCAATTCCCGGAACTTGTCCCGCTTGCTCTCCACCAGATCCTCATAATCGAGCAGCGCATGGCATAATTCATCGGACATGTACTGGCTGTGCCGGATCACCTGACGCTGCTCGCCCCGCTCGAACGGATACAGAAAATAACTGAAATTCTCAATGTAATTCTGCCCCGTCGGGTTGACCTTTTGAATCGTAAGCCCGTCCTGGCCGAAGGCCTTCAACCGGGTGACCATCTCATCCGCTCGCGCTTCCTTGCCGATCGACTTCAGGTATTTGCCATAGGAAAAAGAAAGGCCCTTGTTCACCCCGAACAGCTCCGGCTTGAGCAGCGACACGGTTCGCCGATGCGTGTCCCATTGGACGACCGCATTGTAGGTCTCGGCCACTTGATAGACCGCATCCAGCACCGTCGTGTTCCCGAACTCGAAGGCGCGGTACGTCAGCTTGAAGTCGGCATCGATATAGCCGATATTCCAGATCGTGCTATGCAGCAGTTCCGTCAGCACCTGCTCGGCATGATACGACTCGACACTGTAATCCCGAATCGATTTGTCGCTCAGCTCATAAGGAAGAGCGAAGCAGGCGACCTGCCGGTACAGCCTGTCTTCCTGTCCGCTGTCCTCAATCGAGTGAATCATATACCACTCGCTCTTCGACCCGAGCGTCACCCGGATATGATACCGCTCGCGGAGCAGACCGATATTTTTGTTCGGCACGAGCCGGTGATTCACGTCCAGGTACAGCGGAATTTTGAAGGTCAGCTCGTTCACGGAGGACAGCGAGATGCTCTGGCTTATGTCATACGCTTCGCTGATTTTGCTGATGACGCTGCCGTTCGGCTTGGCGAGGAACAGCTGCGGCCGGTACGGCTTCTTAAGATAATCAATATCGCCCAGCAATCATCATCGCCTCCTTATTGAATTCTCCGGAATTGATAGCGGAATTGGAACGCGGCGTTCCCGCACACCTTCAGCACATTCCTTCCGGGCGGCAGCGACAAATACCCGTCGTTGAACCCGCTGTAGCGGTACGTGTTCACCAGACTGGTCTCGATATGCTGCCGATCATTGTTCACATACACCTTCTCTTCATCCAGCAACTGCTCGAAGCGGAATGCGGCGTCTCCCTGCGACGTGTTCACGATGGCGAACTCGCCGCTTCCTTCCTTCGTGATCCAGATTTCCGGGGAGCAGCTCACATCTCCCTTATTGTCGAACACGACAACCGGTTCCAGCCGGAAGGAGATCGACCGGAAGGAAGGCGTGACGCCCGGCATCCCGGACTGCAGAATGACCCGGTACCGCAGCATCGCTTCGCGAAGGGGCGTCCCGGCTTCGATATCCGGAATGCCGCCGCCGTTCACGCACGCTTTCCAATCGCTCCAGGTCCGTCCCTGATCCGGGGAGAGCGAGGTCTGGACCGCAGCCCGGCAGGAGGGCGGAACATCGCAGTCCCAGGCCAGCTTCGTCAGCGCCCCGTCTCCCTCGAGCGCAATCGGCAGCGGCTCCGAGGTGTACACCCCGAGCAAATTCGATAATGCAAGCCAATTTGCCATCACATCCACCTCTACTCGATTTTCCCGAAGGGACGGAACAGAGCGGAGATGCCGCTCTCCTTCCACTTGGCGATGCGATAGCCGAGCCATACGGCGGTGCCGTCATAGATGCTCGTTCCGTCCGTCAACGCCCATTCCGCTTCGGTCCCCCCGGATTCGCCCGCCGTGATGCAGACATAAAAACGGCCGTTATCGACCGTCGGAAATACGATATCGTGCTTCTCGTACCGCTTCGAGCGCTGCCAGCGCTGCGCTCCCCGCGTGTCCTGCACCTCCTGGCCGGACGCGGTCGGGAAGACCGGCTCCATCGCGCCGGAATGCCCGGCTTGAATGCATATATAGACATGGGCGTTATCCGTCTTCGGGATGACATAATCCCCTGTCTTGTAGGAGGTAAGCTCCGTCCATGACGGTGCCGTGCGGCCTGTCCGCGTGTTCACCCAGCCGGCATAATCCCCGATCGCCGGCTCCGCATTCCAGACGATATGCCGCTGCTGCCACGTTCCCGCGACCGGCGGCGCCGTTCCGTAGTCCGGCGAGACCTCATCCAGCTTGGCGAAGTTATGGCCGAGCTGCTCGATCGTCTCGTAAATCTCATCCGTATAGTCCGGAAGATGCAGCGCTAATTTTTCCGTTGTAGTTGCCATCGTTTCGTCCTCTCTCCTTTCGTTCACCCAATATCGGACCATCTCGTACCCGAGGCGTAATCGCTCCAGCGCGGCCTCTGCGAATCGAGCAGCAGCTCTCCCTGCGGCCCCAGAATCACCGCTTCCCGGCTTCCCTGGGCGAAGTTCCGCTCCGCAATGTCCGCCACGGTCTCCTTCCATTCATACCGCGGAGAGTAGTAGACCGGGGAGTAGGAATACGGAGAATCGCATTTAAAGGTCACGTTGATATACCCTTCGGATAATCCGTTATGGATCAGCATCGGCTCGTCGATAACCAGCGCATAGAAGACCCGCTCCGGATCCGAAGAGAAGACCAGCTCCCGGTAATAGCTCTGCTCGGTCAGCCAACGCGCCGCTTCGCGAATCCGATCCGAGTTCCATGTTTCTTCGAATGCGCATGAGACCTGGAAGCGCAGCGGTTCTTTGGCGATGTTTTGAAAATAGGGCCGGTCTCGTCCCGCGATGCTGACCTCGCGAATCGAACGCGGGGCCGCGAAGCTCTCCTCCAGCATGCCGGAGCTGATATTGACGTTCCGGATGCCGAAGTCGATGCTGGAGACCCCGGCATAGACGAAATAATCCGCGTCTCTAATCGTCATGTTCACCATTCACCTGCCTTTCCTATAATCGATGCCCCCGGGCCCGGAGCGCCGTATCGAGCGATTTCGCGATATCGTCCCCGTCCTTCTGCGCGAAGTTCCCCGTAATGGCAATGTGGAAGTTCTGGGTCGGCGCTCCCGCCAGGGCAGGCTGAAGCGCGGGAACGGAAGCGAACGGCCTTTTGATGGAATCGATAATGTTTCTGGTGATATCGACCACCTTCAGCAGATTGAACGAATCGGATTGGTTCAGGATTAGCTCTTTTTCATGGGCGAGCAGGAATTTGCCCTGCTTCTCCCCCCACGCCGGCATCATGCCGCCGGATTCGGCGGAGAAGATCTTTTTGTTTTTGAGCTGGTCACCCGCGCCCGGAAGCATGGTTCCCGAAGTCGTTCCCGGCTGTTTGACCGTACCTGAAATCGAGGGGACTAAGCTCTTCCCGTACTGCTCCAGCTCGTCATAATCCTGCTCGAAGCTATACTTGATGTTGTCGGCAATCGTCTGGCCAAGCCGTTCGCTTGCCTTAGCTAACTCCGCGAAGAACGAGTCGTACTTGCCTTTGATTTCGTCCAGCGCCGTGAACACGACGTTCTTGTCATTGCTGAGCAGCTGCTGCTTTATGCCATAGAAGTACTTTTCATCCTCCAAAATTCCCTTATAATGCTGCTCGATTTTGCTCTTCTCTATGTCCAGCTTGGCTAACTTATCGTTATGCTGATTATCTTCGAGCTCTTTTTCGTTCTCGATGATCTTGCGCCGGTCTTCCAACTGATCGGAGAGGGCCTGTTTGCGCAGCTCCCGTTCCCGATCCAGCTTGAACTTGTCGATCTCCTCGTCTTTGGACTCGAGCTGCTCCTGAAGCTGCTTCTTCTTCGCTTTCGCTTCGAAGGAATCGTCCAATGCCAGAACGTTGAGCCGATCCTGGATATCCTGCCGTTCCTTCATCAGCTTGCGGAGCTGCGAATCGTAATCCTCTTCCGCATTGGCGCGGTCCAGCCCCTTGAGCTGGGCATTGATATTCTCCTCGGTCTTCTTGAGCTCCGCATCCAGGTGCTTCATCTTCTCGTCGTGACGCTTGTTCTCCGTCCGAATCTCTTCCTCGATCGCTTGGGTACGCAGTTCTTTTTCTTGCTGCAGCACTTTTTTCAGGTTGTCAATCACCTTGTTCGCGTTATCGAGCCTTGCTTTTTGTTCCGCTGCCTGATTGTCTGCGATTTGCTTCAGCACGGTGCGCTGGTATTCTTGCAGCGCTTGCCGCTTCGATTCGGCGCGGCGCTTCTCGGCCAACGAGTCCGCGTTAGCTGCCTTGCGCGTCAATTCCGCTATCTGGGATTCGATAGTCCGGCCCGACTCTTCGTAAATGGAGATGATCTGATCATCGATTTCTTTGGCTCTGCGCTGTTTCTCTTCGGTGTCCAGGCTGCCAAGCAGGCTGTTCTCGAATTCGAGTTCCTCGATTCGCTCCTTGTACCCGGCAATCAAGGCTTCGGCTTGCTGTTGACCGGCATGCTCGGCTTCGGCCACGATCTCCTCTTGCTTGCTCCGATCATTGTCCCGCAGCCATTCCAGATAGATCGTGGCGGCCCGTTTCTGCTCCGGCGGCGTCTTGCTGTTCCGGATAATCTGCTCCGTATCATCGATCTCTCCGCGGATGCGCTTGCCTTCCGTCACCAGCGCGTTCATGTTCTCGGCCGCGTTCTGCGCGGCAAGCCGCTTCTCTTCGGCCGTATTGATATCGCCAAGCAGCGCCAGTTGATGCCTCAGCTTCTCCCTCTTCTTCTCGCTCGGCTGCTGCAGGCTCTCGAAGCGGCGCTTATAGGCATCGGCCAGTTGGATGACGTTCTGATCGATTTTGAGGTCCGTGTCGCCGATAGTGCGGGTCAGCTCCATATATTCTTCGACGAACTTCTCATAGTCCCTAGCCGAATAGCCCGTCTTGCTCCCGCGCTTGCCTATCGACTCGAGCCGCGTACGGACATCCCCCACGACTTCGCCATTCTTGACCAGCCCGGCAGATCCGAGCAGGGATGCCAGCTCCGAGCGGCGCGATGACTGCGACTGCCGCAGCTTCCGCAGCGCCTCCCCCATGTCATTGTAGAGACCGATCCGCTTCTCCAGCAGCTTGTCGTACTGGCGTCCGGACGCCATCGCCTCTTCCATTTGCTGCTGATTTTTCTCCAGGGACGCATTGACCCGCTGAATCGCTTCCTCGAATGGGTTGAACCGCAAGCTCGGCTGGTAGGAATCCTTCTTGCCGGAAGAAGAGGAGGACGTTCCTTTGCGGCTGACTCCGTAGTAGGCGTCATCGAGCAGCGCTTCATATTTTTTGTAAAAGTCTTCTGTATCTTTAACCTGCTGTGTTGCTTCCTTCAGCTTCTCGTCTTCCCGCTGTTGTACCTTATCGAAGAATCCCTTCGAGCCAGGAACGATACTCGAAACCAAGTTTGTGAACTGCTTCGATTTCTCCCGATTCGCTTCGGCTTCTGCGATTCTCTTTTTGGCATCGGCCAGATCCTGAATGCTGCCCATCTCGACGCCGTAGATTCGAATTCGGGCCATCGATTCGAAATAAGCCGACAGCGTCGAACGTTTTTCGTTCTCCAGATCGTCCTTCGCCTTCTTCAGCTTTTCTTCCCGTAATTCTTGAATGCCCTCTTTCTCCAGCTTCCAGCCGTCGGCCGTTTTGCTGATATGCTTTTGCAGCTCCGGATAGGTGGCCATCAGATCCAGCATCGCCTCAGTAGACATCGATTGGCCCGCCTCCAGATCGGCCAAAATCTGATTGAACGATTTAAGCTCGTCCTGCGTGCTCTTGATCCGGTTGCGAAGCTCGTCGCCCCCTTGCTTGCTCTTCTGCAAAGAAGAGGCCAGGCCGTCCAGCCCGTCGGCCGCGCCGCCCGCGCCGATCTTCATCTGGTTGAATCGCTTATCCAAATCTTTCAATGAGCTTCCGGTGATTTGGATGTTCCCGGGCAGCTTGGCGAATAAGTCGACAACGTCTTCGACCCGCTGAATGTCGCCCTTCTGGAAGGCTTGAAAGATCGCGGCGAAGTCACTCTCGCTAATCTCCACCTGATTGGCGGCGGCCCAGGAGGCCAGCACATCAGTCAAGAAGCGCGTATGCTCATTCAGTTCCTCTCCTTTGGATTCGAAGGCGTCGACATAGGATTGGAGCCGTCCTTTGATCGCGTTCTCTGCCGTACTGACCGCTTCCGTAAATTCGGTGTTGGAGGCTTCCCATTTCTCGCGTGCTTTCTTTACTTCCGTGGCGAGCTCTTCCCCCATCATCCTAATAAATACCGAGTGGGACGAATTATTCGGATCAAAATCGACGGGAAAAAACTTCTTGCTAAAGTACTCATTCTCATTGCTTATTATCGTTTTGTTCTCTCTGTTTTTCAGGAACTCCTCATACTTTTGCGATCTTTCGTTAAGCTCCTGCTCCGCCTTTTCCCTTTTCGTTGACGCCTTCTCGATTTTGCGATCGATTTTGGATTTCTGGCTTTCGTATTCCAGCTGCGCCTTCTCCCGCTCGATCCGGACCTCTTCCTGGAGAAACGCGATCCGCTGCCGAATCAGCTCATTGTTCTGCTCGTACGCGCCGGCACTCCCTTCCAGCGACTTCACGCTGATGCCGAACTGGGACTGCAGCGTACTCTCGATCTGTGCGAGACGCGTCTTCGTCTCGATCGTTTGTTCCTCGCTTGCGGCCAAGCGCTCATACTCCGCCGCCAGCGTCTTCAGATGACCAGCCTGCGCGGCGGATGCATTCATGCGCTCGAGGGATTGGCTAACCTCCTCCGCGCCCTCTTCCGCATCGCCGAATAGCCCGATCAATTCGGATACGCCCCAAGAGATCAGGGCAACTAACGCTCCTATCCCTGTGCTGACCACCAAGCTTTTAATCGCTCTGCCTAACATTTTCGTTGCGGCAGCCAGTCCTCTCAGTCCGGTAGCTGCCGTAGCCGACGCCGGAGCAATACCGAGAAGACCGGCCGCTGTCTGGGAGATGCTCCCGATGAAGGATGCAATCGCCGTACGGACCACTTTTACCGTTGCCGCCATCGTCCCGAGCAGTAGCGGCAGCGTACCGATTCGCTCCGCGAGCCAGACGAACGCCTGCCCCAGCGCTGTTGCGGCGCTGATTAGCGCGATAAGCGAGTCGCTGATGAAAGCCTCGCCCATCGTGAGCGCCAGCTCCTGCCACGCGGTCCGCATATTCGCGAGCCGGGCCTCCAGCGACTGCATATGCGTCTCATTATCCCTCATTGCCGCGCCTTCGGAATAGAGCGCTGCGTTCGCTGCATCCAGCGCCACCGGATAATTGGCCATCAAGGCCATGAAGCGGTGCATATGCTCCTTGCCGGCGATCGTCTGCGCGATATAGCGCTGCGTCCCTTCTGAGAGCTGATTCCATTTGCCGGCCAACTCCTCCACGATCTTCGAGGCCGACTTCATCGCCCCTGACGTATCCTGCAGCGACACCCCTGCCTCCTGCAGTGCGACAGCCGAGGAATCGGCTTTCATAATGCCCTCATATATCGCTTCCAGGCTGCTGCCGATGACGGCGCCCGATTCCTGCGTAATGCTGCCGATGGCGGCGGCATGGCCGATCAGCTCTTCCATGCTGACGCCATAGGATCGCGCCGCTGCGCCGGCTTCGGTCAAGGAGAGCGCCAAGTCCCGCGTCGAGACAGCGTAGGCTTGATCGACCGCCTTGAGCGAATCGAGGATCGTCATGCTTCGGCTTGCCTCGATCTGGAAAGCGGACATGGCGGCGGTCAGCGCGGCGATCGCTTCATCTCCGCTTAAGCCCGAAATATTCCGGGCCAATTGCACCGTCTCCGTCAGCGCCATGACCTGCTGTTCATTCCAGCCGGAACGGGCCAGTCCGTGCATCGTATTGAGAACATCGTCCAGCGAGCGGCCCAATTCGCCCGCCAGCGTGACGGAGCGGTCCAGCATGCGGTCGAAGTTGGTATCCGAATCCATTTCCCGCCGGAGAGCGGCCATTTTGGAATCTACCTCGATAACCGTCTGCACCGCCTGCCGTGCCCCTTCGATCGGGGCATTCACCAGTTGTTTCGCTACATTCTCAAGCACAGATTGTTTCGCTTTTTTGAGATTGTTGGCGAAGCTGTTCTGCCGTGGCGCAGACGAGTCAGGCTGCGAGCTTGAAGAATCGGCCGCTCCGCCCTTAGCTGCTTTTTGATTGGCCTCCTCGATCTGATCGCCCAGCTTTTTATAGCCGTCGATCGCATCCTTGACCGCCTCGTTCTGCTTCACGATGGCCGTGCTGCACTCCTTGAGCGATTGGAGAGAAGCTGGGTCGATGCCGGCTCGCAGTTGAAGCCTTTGGAGCGACGGGCTTTTTTCCAATTCCCGAATCGCTTGATTGATCGCCTTGGTCGAGCTTCTCATATCGAGCGACGCCGACAGCCGCAATGTTACATCATTCACGCTCTTCCCCACTCCTTTCTGTCCATGCCAAAAAAGAGCGGTTCGTCCCGCTCCTTTGGGCACATTTTCTGAAGATTCTCTCTCCGTCTTGTCCCGCTTCACTCTCGGTTCTCTTCCGCCTTATTTCTTCGGCTCGTCTTCCTCAAGGGGCTTCGACAGCACATACCGAATCTCATACATCGCATCCTGCTCGGCGAACCCCTCCACTGGCGTCCGGTTCAAAAACTGCAGCAAATTTTTCACCATATGATCCGATAGTTCATACTTGGCCATCTTTTTTCTCCCCCTTTATTCCGCGTGCCGATGCCCGGGAGGATGATCGGGTTAACGGGGATGCCGCTTCCGGCGCCACATCTCCCGCACTTGCCGTGGTCTCCTTGCCTGCCTGGTCTGTGCTGCGTGACTTGCTGAGCTTGCCCGCCTTCGCTTCCGCGCCTGCTCTATAGGCTGCCTTACCTGTCTTATCTGTCTTATCTGTCTTATCTGACTTCCCTGTCTTACCTCTTTTATCTGTCTTTGCCTTACCTGTCTTATCGGCCTTCCCCGCCGTGCCTGCCTTGCCGACTGCCTTCTTTGCCGTAACTGGCTTGCCTGCCTCGTCTGCGGCATTCGCTTCCTTCGCCCTGGCCAGCTCCGCTTCCATCGCCCGGTTGAACAACTGCAGCGCGTCATTCAATTCGCCGTACAGCGCGGCCAGCTCGTTCCGGTCGAAGGCTTCGAGGATGCGCTCTGTGTAGCCGCCGTCATGCAGCACATGCAGCATCTCCATATAATCGTCGAGGGTCGCGGCGTCCGTTACGAGCGAGGTGAAATGCTTGATCGCGAGCATCGTCTGCAGCCCGAGCAGCATGCCCGCATCTAGCGGCTTATTGTGCTCCAGCGCCTCCGTCAAGACGCGGATTAGCTCCTTCTTCATTTCGTTTTTCAGGGATGGACGGAACCGCACATCGACATCCAGCTTCCGATTGTCCCCGAATTCAACCCGCTTCTTCTCCTTGAACCGGTCCTTCATCTCTTTTTTCACTTGCTTGATTGCTAAATTTTTCATCGCGCTCATATCGCTTCTCTCCTTATCGCTGGCAGAATAATTGATATCAAAAACTCTGACTCCGGCCAGAGTTTCTCAATCCAAGCATTCTCCATGGAAAAGGGGGAGTGCCGCCACTCCCCCGCAGAATTTACAATCGATTATTCCTCGTAAATGATCATATCCGCCAACGTATCCGTTCCATTTACCTTCACCGGGAAGATATCGAAGGTCAGCGTAAGCGAGCTCGGATCGCCTGTCGGGCTCATCACCAAGGTGAAGTTCGGCTGCAGCTTCGCCTTGTAATACGTCATCTGCATCGGCACCATCTCGCCGGCCGCTTCATCCGCATAGAGCGTGTCGCCCACAATCTTCACGTATTTCGGGAAGCCCTTGGCCGTGAAGGAGAGCTTGTTCGCGGAAGCCGACTGGAATTGGTAGTAGACTTCGACCTCCTCACCTGCCGCTACGGTCGCTTTGTCCGACAAGGCGATGTCGCTGCCGGTGACGGTTTTCACTTCTTGCGCCGCCCCTTTGACGCCATTGGTGAAGGCAAATACCGATACGGCCGTGCTGCCGCCCTGCGGAGCTTTGCTCAGCTTTACTTTGTTGCCGCCAGATCCATCCTCCTGAACGGTGAGCACTTCCCGCTTATAAATGGTTTGCGGACCAGTCACAATCTCTTCACCCGCCAGGAGCGCAAGATGCTCCATCGTGAAGATCTGCGTCTCGATAGTCAGCGTCGCTCCCTTTTCCCCATTCCACGCGATACGCTTCGGGTTGCCGTTGCCGCCGCGGGCATAGACCGTCTCCGACGTCCATTCATTAGTGGCCGATGTGGCATAATCCATATACATAATCGGTTCATTCGTCGCATAGTCGATAACCTGCGTATTCAAAATCGCTCTAGATCCGTAACGTCCTTGTTCCATAAATCGTTTCCTCCTCGTAAGTTGAAGCCCCGTGCTTCTTCATTGCTTCACATCTGCTTTTCCGTTTGGTTTTACAATTTGCTTCTTGTCATCCATTCCGGCAGCGATTCATCGCGGCCCAAATATCCATTCGCCCATACCTTCAGCAAGCGGGTATGGCGCTCGCGCACATTCAAGCGCTCAAAATGCTCATACACCTGATAAATCGTCAATTCACCCACATTAAAAATATGGATGCCATTGCCCTCCGCATGGCAGAGGATGGACAAAATATCCTTCAAATGAAGCGTATTGTCGTTATCCCGGGCGCACTTCGCCTTGAAGTGCTGAAGCTTGCCGTACAGCTCCTTCGCCTTGTCGTTCTTGAAGCGGACCGGCGCCGTCTCCGCAGCCGCAATGCCGTTCACCAGCTTCACGGCGCGAACGACGTCCCGGTAATTCTGCCGATCGATCACCGCCTCGTCGCTTACGAAGGCTTGAACGTCCTCATCATAGACGAACTCGCTTCTCGTAAAAAAACGCAGCGCATCGCAAAGACTGCTATAAAGCGCCGGTATCGAGCAGAGAAGCAGGAAATCATCCTCCGCTTCGAGCTGCGCCCAATCGTCATCATCTACCGAGAATAGCCGCCTTACAACCTCCTCCTTGTCGAAGGTCGCCAGCAAAAGATACAAATTGTACAGCAGCTCGCCTATCTCGCCGATCTGATCGACCGTGGGCGAATAGACGCTAACCTTGCCGGCCGCAATCGGCTTCCCGAGAAAACAACGCAGCCGTTCCGTCATCGTTCCATATCTGCACTCCTCTCTAGCCCCATGCATCGGGGAATGGTCGGGGGAGCGGCCGCTCCTGTCCGGTTGCCTTGTTAAGCCAAGGTCCGGCGATGATCCCCTGTACTATAGCTAGTGTCTGAATTCAAACCCGTTTTGCCTGTTTTTTGTGCGTCCTTCTTATAAAAGCAAGAATATTTGATCAATTGATTGACATGATGCTGGTTCTCCTTGAGATACTGCCTGAAAATCGTCCCGACCCGCTCCATAATTCGTTTTTTCTGCTGCGCCGTCAGAATCGAGAGCGGAGCATCATGATGCACGATCTCGGCCACCTGCTCCCAATAGGTCGCCAGCTTCTGCTGCAGCAGCCGGTTCAACGATCCGTACCGCGGGTTCAACCAATTTTCGACAACCCACTCATAGGGAGAATCATCGAAGCTGTAATCCCGCTTGAAAAAGTCAATCTCCTCGTCATCCTCCTCGTCCAGATTATCCTTCAACCAATTGACGAAAATCTGGAACAGCAGCGGGTATGCCTTCGTCTCCTCGCCGATGCTGTGGTACACGGTCATATATTCATTGATTTTTTGCGGCAAAGGAATTCGCTTGACGAAGCGGTATTCCTTCCATTTCAAGTACGCCTTGCGAATCGTCTCTTTAATCGCGAGCTCATATTTGCGCACCATCTCCGCCGAGATGCGCCATTGGTACACGCTATAGAGCTCCGCCGCAATTTGCTTGTACGGCAGCTTGTCCTGCCGCTCGAAGCTCCGGCCCCGATCCGCTCCCGCAGGCTTATACTCGATATTGCTTTTAATCAAAATGTAGGGATACACTCGCAGCTGCTTCTCCGTCAGCAGCGCCTCAATCTCGATTTCCCGCAAAAATTTGGCGAAGCTGCTCTCTCCCCGGATTTGCTGAAATCTTGCAAAAGCGTACGTATCATAAGGAGAGTACGCCTTATCTTCCAGATCCTTACCGTTCCCCGCCGCTTCGCCATCCTCGAAGCTCCGTTCCCGGCGATCCGGCTCCTGCGCATTGCCCGGAATGATTTTGCCGAAGCTCTTCTCCGTGAACCGCTCCAACGAGTACTTCACATGATGATAGAGCCGGGCCCGCAGCTGGGATTCCGTGTACAGCAGGTTCCTGTTATTTTCGAGAAATTCGATCACGCATTCCACGAAATATCCTGTCATCTCATCGGCTCCGAAATATTTCATATATTTGCGTTGAATCGAGTTGTACATCTTGCGCACTACGCTATGCTTGATGTCCAGCCGGACCTGCACCCCTTGCTTTTGATGAAGGATGGTTTGGACAAAAATTCGCTTCAGCGCCGACTCCTTGCTTCCCGCCTGATATTCGGCCACGATGAACGCGAGATCGCGCTCTTGACGAAAACAAGGTTCATGCTTCCGGAATTGGTCATCCATCCAGCACTGGAATCGCTGCGGCAGCGCCTCAGCGTCTGCCACCGCCCGCGCGGCCTGCTTCTCCATGAACAGGAGCAAATATTCCATGAAGCGGATATCGATCTCATCGCGCTCGATACCGGGGTATTGCTGCCTTATCGCTTGCAGCACCTCCTGCACATCCTCCAGTTCGAACCGTATGACGCGATTGCGTTCGGAGACAATTCCATTCAGCACCGCCTTGTTGCCGCGGCGATATTCTTCCTGCAACCATTTCAAATTCCGTAGTTCCATCGCTCTCAACCCCTTTCTTTCTATCGTAAAGCTCTTTTCGGGATCGGACTTAAACGGGAACGATAGATTTGTTATTATTATTTAACAGAAATATTTAACGTTATTTTTAATAACCTTATAACGCTTTTTGTCGGATTTCGGGTATACTATACCTATACGCGTATGTGTGTGAGGAGGGAAATCGTATGAATCATTACTCGGATGACGTGAAAAAACGGCTGAAGCGGATTGAAGGACAAGTGCGCGGCGTGCTGCGCCTGATGGAAGAGGGAAAACCGTGCAAGGAGGTCGTCAGCCAGCTATCGGCTGTGCGGAACGCGTCGGACAAGGCGTTGGCCCAGATCGTGGCCGATAATCTGCAGCACTGCCTGCTGGAGGAGCAGGCTTTGGGCGGAGATACGGGGAAGATCGTGAAGGAAGCGGTCGAGCTGCTGGTCAAGAGCCGATAACGAAAGGGAGGGCATGGCTGCCGCTCCCTTTCTTTTTGGGCTGATCCGCTGTACGCGCACTGAAATCGCAATATCACTTGAAAATAACACGCATTTTTTATGAATGCAGCGATGATTCTACCACCTGACTAATATGTTCGTACATTTCCAGATACAGATCCCGCAGCTCGTCATGGGCCTGCACTGCCTCCAGCACGATCTCGTCAAGCTGCCGCTGAATGGTCCAATAGGCGCTGGCGGGGTTTCCCTCACGAAGCGGCTCCAGAATGAAGTTGAATTCCGGGAGCGCCCGGAACCATTGCTCCCTTCTCGCGGCAAGCTGATCCGCTTCCTCGTCAACCCGCGGCAGGTCATCAAGGTTCAGAAATACTCCCTGCCGATCCAACATCAGGTCGCCAGCCGGGAGAGAGAGCTCGCATTGGGCG
Proteins encoded in this region:
- a CDS encoding metal-sensitive transcriptional regulator — encoded protein: MNHYSDDVKKRLKRIEGQVRGVLRLMEEGKPCKEVVSQLSAVRNASDKALAQIVADNLQHCLLEEQALGGDTGKIVKEAVELLVKSR
- a CDS encoding phage tail tape measure protein, whose product is MNDVTLRLSASLDMRSSTKAINQAIRELEKSPSLQRLQLRAGIDPASLQSLKECSTAIVKQNEAVKDAIDGYKKLGDQIEEANQKAAKGGAADSSSSQPDSSAPRQNSFANNLKKAKQSVLENVAKQLVNAPIEGARQAVQTVIEVDSKMAALRREMDSDTNFDRMLDRSVTLAGELGRSLDDVLNTMHGLARSGWNEQQVMALTETVQLARNISGLSGDEAIAALTAAMSAFQIEASRSMTILDSLKAVDQAYAVSTRDLALSLTEAGAAARSYGVSMEELIGHAAAIGSITQESGAVIGSSLEAIYEGIMKADSSAVALQEAGVSLQDTSGAMKSASKIVEELAGKWNQLSEGTQRYIAQTIAGKEHMHRFMALMANYPVALDAANAALYSEGAAMRDNETHMQSLEARLANMRTAWQELALTMGEAFISDSLIALISAATALGQAFVWLAERIGTLPLLLGTMAATVKVVRTAIASFIGSISQTAAGLLGIAPASATAATGLRGLAAATKMLGRAIKSLVVSTGIGALVALISWGVSELIGLFGDAEEGAEEVSQSLERMNASAAQAGHLKTLAAEYERLAASEEQTIETKTRLAQIESTLQSQFGISVKSLEGSAGAYEQNNELIRQRIAFLQEEVRIEREKAQLEYESQKSKIDRKIEKASTKREKAEQELNERSQKYEEFLKNRENKTIISNENEYFSKKFFPVDFDPNNSSHSVFIRMMGEELATEVKKAREKWEASNTEFTEAVSTAENAIKGRLQSYVDAFESKGEELNEHTRFLTDVLASWAAANQVEISESDFAAIFQAFQKGDIQRVEDVVDLFAKLPGNIQITGSSLKDLDKRFNQMKIGAGGAADGLDGLASSLQKSKQGGDELRNRIKSTQDELKSFNQILADLEAGQSMSTEAMLDLMATYPELQKHISKTADGWKLEKEGIQELREEKLKKAKDDLENEKRSTLSAYFESMARIRIYGVEMGSIQDLADAKKRIAEAEANREKSKQFTNLVSSIVPGSKGFFDKVQQREDEKLKEATQQVKDTEDFYKKYEALLDDAYYGVSRKGTSSSSSGKKDSYQPSLRFNPFEEAIQRVNASLEKNQQQMEEAMASGRQYDKLLEKRIGLYNDMGEALRKLRQSQSSRRSELASLLGSAGLVKNGEVVGDVRTRLESIGKRGSKTGYSARDYEKFVEEYMELTRTIGDTDLKIDQNVIQLADAYKRRFESLQQPSEKKREKLRHQLALLGDINTAEEKRLAAQNAAENMNALVTEGKRIRGEIDDTEQIIRNSKTPPEQKRAATIYLEWLRDNDRSKQEEIVAEAEHAGQQQAEALIAGYKERIEELEFENSLLGSLDTEEKQRRAKEIDDQIISIYEESGRTIESQIAELTRKAANADSLAEKRRAESKRQALQEYQRTVLKQIADNQAAEQKARLDNANKVIDNLKKVLQQEKELRTQAIEEEIRTENKRHDEKMKHLDAELKKTEENINAQLKGLDRANAEEDYDSQLRKLMKERQDIQDRLNVLALDDSFEAKAKKKQLQEQLESKDEEIDKFKLDRERELRKQALSDQLEDRRKIIENEKELEDNQHNDKLAKLDIEKSKIEQHYKGILEDEKYFYGIKQQLLSNDKNVVFTALDEIKGKYDSFFAELAKASERLGQTIADNIKYSFEQDYDELEQYGKSLVPSISGTVKQPGTTSGTMLPGAGDQLKNKKIFSAESGGMMPAWGEKQGKFLLAHEKELILNQSDSFNLLKVVDITRNIIDSIKRPFASVPALQPALAGAPTQNFHIAITGNFAQKDGDDIAKSLDTALRARGHRL